In Gossypium arboreum isolate Shixiya-1 chromosome 6, ASM2569848v2, whole genome shotgun sequence, the following are encoded in one genomic region:
- the LOC108451894 gene encoding NAC domain-containing protein 73-like: MTWCNNTVDDRALHIATKEPIVSVATSAAAASTISCPSCGHNIPYQDQAGIHDLPGLPAGVKFDPTDQEILEHLEAKVILDKYNLHPLIDEFIPTLEGENGICYTHPERLPGVSKDGQIRHFFHRPSKAYTTGTRKRRKVHTGDEDGSETRWHKTGKTRPVLVGGTVKGYKKILVLYTNYGRQKKPEKTNWVMHQYHLGNNEDEKDGELVVSKVFYQTQPRQCGTSSSIKEPLNRKSKNIIQTPNSSSGGVVEYYNQPFISFDHGHGSHHYRENPPQIIPNFGVQGDESSFYRLASDTSKGKGRSL, from the exons ATGACATGGTGCAATAACACGGTCGATGATAGAGCTCTGCATATAGCTACTAAAGAACCCATCGTTTCCGTCGCCACCTCCGCCGCGGCCGCCTCAACCATTAGTTGCCCTTCATGTGGCCATAACATACCCTACCAAGATCAG GCGGGGATTCATGACTTGCCTGGTTTACCAGCGGGAGTGAAATTCGATCCCACTGACCAGGAAATTCTAGAGCATTTAGAAGCCAAGGTAATATTGGACAAGTACAACCTTCATCCTTTGATTGATGAGTTTATTCCAACGCTTGAAGGCGAGAATGGAATTTGCTATACTCATCCAGAGAGGCTTCCAG GTGTAAGCAAAGATGGGCAAATTCGACACTTCTTTCATCGACCATCCAAGGCGTACACAACGGGGACTAGGAAGAGAAGAAAAGTGCACACCGGTGATGAAGATGGAAGCGAAACAAGGTGGCATAAAACAGGCAAAACCAGACCAGTTTTGGTGGGTGGGACAGTGAAAGGATACAAAAAAATATTAGTACTGTACACTAACTATGGCAGGCAAAAGAAACCTGAGAAGACAAACTGGGTAATGCATCAATATCACCTTGGTAACAATGAAGATGAGAAAGATGGAGAGTTAGTGGTTTCTAAAGTGTTTTACCAAACTCAACCTAGGCAATGCGGTACAAGTAGTAGTATTAAGGAACCCCTTAATAGAAAGTCGAAAAATATTATTCAAACTCCTAATTCAAGCAGTGGGGGCGTTGTTGAGTATTACAATCAACCTTTTATTTCATTTGATCATGGTCATGGAAGCCATCACTATAGAGAAAACCCACCTCAGATCATCCCTAATTTTGGTGTTCAAGGTGATGAATCTTCGTTTTATCGATTAGCCTCTGATACAAGCAAAGGGAAAGGGAGATCACTTTGA